In the Vibrio gigantis genome, one interval contains:
- the nadK gene encoding NAD(+) kinase, with protein MKKPFEVIAIIGKPRDQQAIQTHRELYQWLSAEGYQVFVDDRLATILDDIPKEHFSSLIELGKRADLAIVVGGDGNMLGAARILSRFDISVIGVNRGNLGFLTDLNPENFQSALTDVLKGEFMEEERFLLETEIHRHGQIKSHNAALNEAVLHPGQVAHMIEFEVYIDDSFAFSQRSDGLIVSTPTGSTAYSLSGGGPILSSSLNAISLVPMFPHTLSSRPLVVDGKRRIKLIVSPDNRGTQEVSCDGQISLPVSPGDEIHIYQSPNVLKLIHPKDYNYYHVLRNKLGWSSKLF; from the coding sequence ATGAAAAAGCCATTTGAAGTCATCGCCATTATCGGTAAACCTCGAGATCAGCAAGCAATTCAGACTCATAGAGAGCTCTATCAGTGGTTAAGTGCTGAAGGTTATCAAGTGTTTGTTGATGACAGACTCGCCACTATTTTAGACGACATCCCAAAAGAACATTTTTCTAGCCTAATTGAATTAGGTAAACGCGCCGACCTCGCTATTGTGGTGGGTGGTGACGGAAATATGCTCGGTGCTGCTAGAATCTTGTCACGTTTCGACATTTCAGTGATTGGTGTTAACCGAGGTAATCTTGGTTTCCTAACCGATCTCAACCCGGAAAACTTCCAGAGTGCGCTTACCGATGTACTCAAAGGCGAGTTCATGGAAGAAGAACGCTTCTTACTTGAAACGGAAATTCATCGTCACGGCCAAATAAAAAGCCACAACGCCGCACTCAACGAAGCAGTACTTCACCCCGGTCAAGTCGCGCACATGATCGAGTTTGAAGTGTATATCGATGATAGCTTTGCCTTCTCACAACGTTCTGATGGTTTGATCGTCTCAACACCGACAGGTTCTACCGCTTATTCACTTTCTGGCGGCGGCCCCATCCTGTCATCAAGCCTAAATGCGATCTCATTAGTGCCAATGTTCCCGCACACACTTTCAAGCCGCCCACTTGTAGTCGATGGAAAGCGCCGCATCAAGCTGATCGTATCGCCTGATAACCGCGGCACTCAGGAAGTGAGCTGTGATGGTCAAATCTCACTGCCAGTTTCTCCTGGCGATGAAATACACATTTACCAAAGCCCAAATGTGCTCAAGCTGATCCACCCGAAAGATTACAACTACTACCATGTCCTACGTAACAAACTAGGCTGGTCGAGTAAGCTGTTTTAA
- the grpE gene encoding nucleotide exchange factor GrpE, with protein MSNEENKVTEEELDQIIAEAEKVEEAELNEDAADEQEAKIAQLEAALLSSESKVKEQQDSVLRAKAEVENMRRRSEQEIDKARKFALNKFAEGLLPVIDNLERAMQAADAENEVVKPLFEGVELTHKTFVDTVAKFGLKEINPEGEVFNPEFHQAMSIQESPDHESNTVMFVMQKGYELNGRVVRPAMVMVAK; from the coding sequence ATGAGCAACGAAGAAAACAAAGTAACCGAAGAAGAACTAGATCAGATCATTGCTGAAGCTGAGAAAGTTGAAGAAGCTGAACTGAATGAAGACGCTGCTGATGAGCAGGAAGCAAAAATCGCTCAACTAGAAGCAGCACTGCTTTCTAGCGAATCTAAAGTGAAAGAGCAGCAAGATTCTGTTCTTCGCGCAAAAGCTGAAGTTGAAAACATGCGTCGCCGTAGTGAACAAGAAATTGATAAAGCTCGTAAATTCGCTTTGAACAAATTTGCTGAAGGCCTACTTCCTGTAATCGACAACCTAGAGCGCGCAATGCAAGCTGCAGATGCTGAAAACGAAGTGGTTAAGCCACTGTTTGAAGGTGTTGAGCTAACGCACAAAACGTTCGTAGACACAGTTGCTAAGTTTGGTCTTAAAGAGATCAACCCTGAAGGTGAAGTCTTCAACCCTGAATTCCACCAAGCAATGTCTATCCAAGAAAGCCCAGATCACGAATCAAACACGGTTATGTTTGTGATGCAAAAAGGCTACGAATTAAACGGTCGTGTGGTTCGCCCAGCGATGGTAATGGTTGCTAAGTAA
- a CDS encoding dicarboxylate/amino acid:cation symporter: MDKSLSSKIFVGLFAGLLIGTAIQYLFSGIAIFDTYLLGAAEGAGGMFVSLIKLLVVPLVYVSIVCGIVELKDIRSFGRLGGKTFGLYIINTIIAISAALTIGLIFQPGAGANLAGTVSETIALTTTETPDIFSLVVNIVPSNPVEAFASGDMLQIIFMAILTGLAIQALDSRGGPAIKTFKMANEIMMKLIGLVMSLAPYGVFALMIQLGATLDANTLMSVAGYVALVVAMLVFWIFFFYPMMVGSFTGISPKQFLRATREQVLFSLSTASSNATIPVTMRTLTDKLNVSKSVAGFGVPLGATMNMSGVSIYIALATMFVANAFGQPINTADIFTLGLTILLLSIGAGGVPGGGVVMVGVLLHQLGLPPEGLAIVAAVDRICDMFCTSSNVVGDTAVNTIVAKSENEIGVEADEEVELKKAEA; the protein is encoded by the coding sequence ATGGATAAATCGCTCTCAAGTAAAATTTTTGTAGGCTTGTTTGCCGGTCTACTTATTGGTACTGCTATTCAGTACCTATTCAGCGGTATTGCTATTTTTGATACGTATCTACTAGGCGCTGCAGAAGGTGCTGGTGGTATGTTCGTATCACTTATCAAATTGCTTGTAGTTCCTCTTGTATACGTATCTATTGTTTGCGGTATTGTTGAGCTAAAAGATATTCGTTCATTTGGTCGTCTTGGTGGTAAAACCTTTGGTCTTTACATTATTAACACCATCATCGCGATTTCAGCAGCGCTAACGATTGGTCTTATTTTCCAACCAGGTGCAGGTGCGAATCTAGCGGGTACGGTTTCTGAGACAATTGCGCTTACAACAACTGAAACACCAGACATCTTCTCTCTTGTTGTTAACATTGTTCCTAGCAACCCTGTAGAAGCGTTTGCAAGTGGCGACATGCTACAAATCATCTTCATGGCGATTCTGACAGGTCTTGCTATCCAAGCTCTTGATTCTCGTGGTGGCCCAGCTATCAAGACGTTCAAGATGGCTAACGAAATCATGATGAAGCTTATCGGCCTAGTAATGAGCCTTGCGCCATACGGTGTATTCGCTCTGATGATTCAACTGGGTGCTACACTGGATGCCAACACGCTAATGTCAGTTGCTGGCTACGTAGCACTTGTTGTTGCAATGCTTGTGTTCTGGATTTTCTTCTTCTACCCAATGATGGTTGGTTCGTTCACTGGTATTTCTCCAAAGCAGTTCCTACGTGCAACTCGTGAGCAAGTTCTATTCTCACTATCTACAGCAAGTTCGAATGCAACAATCCCAGTAACAATGCGTACTCTTACTGACAAACTAAACGTATCTAAGTCAGTTGCGGGCTTCGGTGTACCGCTAGGTGCAACGATGAACATGTCTGGTGTATCTATCTACATCGCACTGGCAACTATGTTCGTAGCAAACGCATTTGGTCAGCCAATCAACACTGCTGATATCTTCACTCTAGGTCTAACTATCCTGCTTCTTTCTATCGGTGCTGGTGGTGTTCCAGGTGGCGGTGTAGTAATGGTAGGTGTTCTATTGCACCAACTAGGTTTGCCACCAGAAGGTCTAGCGATTGTTGCTGCTGTTGACCGTATCTGTGACATGTTCTGTACTTCTTCAAACGTAGTAGGTGATACAGCGGTTAACACTATCGTTGCTAAATCTGAAAACGAAATTGGCGTTGAAGCAGACGAAGAAGTTGAACTGAAGAAAGCTGAAGCTTAA
- the dnaK gene encoding molecular chaperone DnaK gives MGKIIGIDLGTTNSCVAVLDGDKPRVIENAEGERTTASVIAYTEGETLVGQPAKRQAVTNPQNTLFAIKRLIGRRFEDEEVQRDIEIMPFNIVKADNGDAWVEAQGQKMAAPQVSAEVLKKMKKTAEDFLGEEVTGAVVTVPAYFNDAQRQATKDAGRIAGLDVKRIINEPTAAALAYGLDKQGGDRTIAVYDLGGGTFDISIIEIDEVEGEKTFEVLSTNGDTHLGGEDFDNRMINYLVDEFKKEQGIDLKADPLAMQRVKEAAEKAKIELSSTTQTDVNLPYVTADATGPKHMNIKVTRAKLESLVEDLVQRSLEPLKVALADADLSVGEITDVILVGGQTRMPMVQAKVTEFFGKEPRKDVNPDEAVAMGAAVQGGVLAGDVKDVLLLDVTPLSFGIETMGGVMTKLIEKNTTIPTKADQVFSTAEDNQNAVTIHVLQGERKQATYNKSLGQFNLEGIQPAPRGMPQIEVTFDLDADGILNVSAKDKATGKEQKITIQASGGLSEEEIEAMVQEAEANKEADKKFEELVTARNQADQMIHGTRKQVEEAGEALPADEKEKIEAAITALEEVKSGNDKEAIDAKVQELMQAAQKLMEIAQQKAQAEQAGADAGEQPKQDDDVVDAEFEEVKDDKK, from the coding sequence ATGGGTAAAATCATTGGTATTGATTTAGGTACTACTAACTCTTGTGTTGCTGTTCTTGACGGCGACAAACCACGCGTAATTGAAAATGCTGAAGGCGAACGTACAACAGCATCGGTAATCGCATACACAGAAGGCGAAACGCTAGTTGGTCAACCTGCAAAACGTCAAGCTGTTACTAACCCTCAAAACACACTATTCGCTATCAAGCGTCTAATTGGTCGTCGTTTTGAAGATGAAGAAGTTCAACGCGATATCGAAATCATGCCTTTCAACATTGTTAAGGCTGACAACGGTGATGCATGGGTTGAAGCGCAAGGCCAAAAAATGGCTGCTCCTCAAGTATCTGCTGAAGTTCTTAAGAAGATGAAGAAAACAGCTGAAGACTTCCTAGGCGAAGAAGTAACTGGCGCAGTTGTTACTGTTCCTGCTTACTTCAACGATGCTCAACGTCAAGCAACTAAAGATGCTGGCCGTATCGCTGGTCTAGATGTTAAACGTATCATCAACGAACCAACTGCTGCTGCTCTAGCTTACGGTCTAGACAAGCAAGGTGGCGATCGCACTATCGCTGTATACGACCTTGGTGGTGGTACATTCGATATCTCTATCATCGAAATCGATGAAGTAGAAGGCGAGAAAACTTTCGAAGTTCTTTCAACTAACGGTGATACTCACCTTGGTGGTGAAGATTTCGATAATCGCATGATCAACTACCTAGTCGATGAGTTCAAGAAAGAGCAAGGTATCGACCTTAAAGCTGATCCACTAGCAATGCAGCGTGTTAAAGAAGCAGCAGAAAAAGCGAAAATCGAGCTTTCTTCTACTACTCAAACTGACGTAAACCTTCCTTACGTTACTGCTGATGCGACTGGTCCTAAGCACATGAACATCAAAGTGACTCGTGCGAAGCTTGAGTCTCTAGTTGAAGACCTAGTTCAACGTTCTCTTGAGCCGCTAAAAGTAGCTCTTGCTGATGCTGACCTATCTGTAGGCGAAATCACTGACGTTATCCTAGTTGGTGGTCAAACTCGTATGCCTATGGTTCAAGCTAAAGTAACTGAATTCTTCGGTAAAGAGCCACGTAAAGACGTGAACCCTGACGAAGCTGTTGCAATGGGTGCTGCTGTTCAAGGTGGTGTACTAGCTGGTGACGTTAAAGACGTTCTACTACTAGACGTTACTCCTCTATCTTTCGGTATCGAAACGATGGGCGGCGTAATGACTAAGCTAATTGAGAAAAACACAACTATCCCGACTAAAGCGGATCAAGTGTTCTCTACAGCTGAAGACAACCAAAACGCAGTAACTATCCACGTTCTTCAAGGCGAGCGTAAGCAAGCGACTTACAACAAGTCTCTTGGTCAGTTCAACCTAGAAGGTATCCAACCAGCACCACGTGGCATGCCACAAATCGAAGTAACATTCGACCTAGATGCTGATGGTATCCTGAACGTATCTGCTAAAGATAAAGCAACTGGTAAAGAGCAGAAGATCACTATCCAAGCATCAGGCGGTCTGTCTGAGGAAGAGATCGAAGCAATGGTACAAGAAGCAGAAGCTAACAAAGAAGCGGACAAAAAGTTCGAAGAGCTAGTAACTGCACGTAACCAAGCTGACCAAATGATTCACGGTACTCGTAAGCAAGTAGAAGAAGCTGGTGAGGCTCTACCTGCAGACGAGAAAGAGAAGATCGAAGCAGCTATCACGGCACTAGAAGAAGTTAAGTCTGGTAACGACAAAGAAGCTATCGACGCTAAAGTTCAAGAACTTATGCAAGCAGCTCAAAAGCTAATGGAAATTGCTCAACAGAAAGCTCAAGCTGAACAAGCTGGTGCTGATGCAGGTGAGCAACCTAAGCAAGACGACGATGTGGTAGACGCAGAGTTTGAAGAAGTTAAAGACGACAAAAAATAA
- the dnaJ gene encoding molecular chaperone DnaJ → MSKRDFYEVLGVSRDASERDIKKAYKRLAMKFHPDRNQGDDTAADKFKEVKVAYEILTDSQKKAAYDQYGHAAFEQGGMGGGGGFGGGGQGDFGDIFGDVFGDIFGGGRRGGGQQRAQRGSDLRYNMELSLEEAVRGVSKEIEVPTLVECDTCDGSGAKSGSSAQTCGTCHGHGQVQMRQGFFAVQQTCPTCNGKGKIIKDPCNSCHGQGRKQKTKTLNVKIPAGVDTGDRIRLSGEGEAGEQGAPAGDLYVQVHVKEHNIFERDGNNLYCEVPVSFSMAALGGEVEVPTLDGRVNLKVPEETQTGRMFRMRGKGVKGVRGGGVGDLIVKLVVETPVKLSSRQKELLREFEETCCGEAASKHKPKSEGFFSGVKNFFDDLTK, encoded by the coding sequence ATGTCAAAACGTGATTTTTACGAAGTATTAGGCGTAAGCCGCGATGCATCAGAGCGCGATATTAAAAAAGCGTACAAACGCTTAGCGATGAAATTCCACCCGGACCGTAACCAGGGTGACGACACCGCAGCAGATAAGTTTAAAGAAGTAAAAGTAGCGTACGAGATCCTTACCGATTCTCAAAAGAAAGCAGCTTACGATCAATACGGTCACGCAGCCTTTGAACAAGGTGGTATGGGCGGCGGCGGTGGTTTCGGCGGCGGTGGCCAAGGTGACTTCGGCGATATCTTCGGTGACGTATTTGGCGACATCTTCGGCGGCGGTCGTCGTGGTGGTGGTCAACAGCGTGCACAACGCGGTTCAGATCTACGTTACAACATGGAACTTTCTCTAGAAGAAGCGGTTCGTGGTGTTTCTAAAGAGATTGAAGTACCAACTCTTGTCGAGTGTGACACTTGTGACGGTAGTGGCGCGAAATCGGGCTCTTCAGCACAAACGTGTGGCACTTGTCATGGTCACGGCCAAGTACAAATGCGTCAAGGTTTCTTCGCGGTTCAACAGACTTGTCCTACTTGTAATGGTAAAGGCAAGATCATCAAAGACCCATGTAACTCTTGTCACGGTCAAGGCCGTAAGCAGAAGACGAAAACACTTAACGTTAAGATCCCTGCTGGTGTTGATACTGGCGATCGTATTCGTCTATCTGGCGAAGGCGAAGCGGGAGAGCAAGGCGCTCCAGCTGGTGACCTATACGTACAAGTACACGTAAAAGAGCACAACATCTTCGAGCGTGACGGCAACAACCTTTACTGTGAAGTTCCAGTAAGCTTCTCTATGGCAGCTCTAGGCGGTGAAGTTGAAGTTCCAACATTGGATGGTCGTGTAAACCTTAAAGTGCCAGAAGAAACACAAACGGGCCGTATGTTCCGTATGCGTGGCAAAGGCGTGAAAGGTGTTCGTGGCGGCGGTGTGGGTGACCTAATCGTTAAGCTAGTGGTTGAAACGCCGGTTAAGCTAAGCTCTCGTCAGAAAGAACTACTGCGTGAATTCGAAGAAACATGTTGTGGCGAAGCGGCAAGCAAGCACAAACCAAAATCTGAAGGTTTCTTCAGCGGCGTTAAGAACTTCTTCGATGACCTAACTAAGTAA
- a CDS encoding type IV pilin protein, with amino-acid sequence MLPPEKNRQSYERKLLAMIRRNICNNNNLSMKGMTLIELLLAVAIVGILGAIAYPSYISHVIKAHRVTAIADMAKIQLEMETLYKGSYASAAENIISGGTCLFCDTDTSRYTLAVSASTTTYSIQAEPLSAQINDDCLDSTTDILELHHSGASEPEACWK; translated from the coding sequence ATGCTACCACCGGAGAAAAATAGACAGAGTTATGAAAGGAAACTACTCGCGATGATTCGAAGAAATATATGCAACAACAACAACTTAAGCATGAAAGGAATGACATTGATCGAATTATTGCTCGCTGTCGCCATTGTGGGGATACTTGGTGCCATTGCCTATCCTAGTTATATAAGCCATGTAATCAAGGCACATCGAGTCACAGCTATAGCTGATATGGCAAAGATACAATTGGAAATGGAGACGCTATACAAGGGAAGCTACGCGTCGGCAGCGGAGAATATTATTTCTGGAGGGACATGTTTGTTTTGCGATACGGATACCAGTCGCTACACGTTAGCAGTTTCGGCCAGCACCACCACCTATTCGATTCAGGCTGAACCACTTTCAGCACAAATAAACGATGACTGCTTAGATTCGACGACTGATATTTTGGAGTTACACCATTCTGGCGCCTCTGAGCCAGAAGCGTGTTGGAAATAG
- a CDS encoding GspH/FimT family pseudopilin yields the protein MTRGFTLLELLVTVSVLSILIAAAAPSFSSVTETVKMQRLAGELNGFLIQAKSESVKRNQDLWVHFSMDKNEVQSTGEWTVRLKPTEDLSGETLLQLSGAPFRDVSFSHNYTGARISFESVRGRPARGTIYLYPNTASTDRLLVKLSSPPGRIKVCGELSAQYGYDAC from the coding sequence ATGACTCGCGGGTTTACTTTATTAGAGCTGTTAGTAACGGTATCGGTACTGTCGATACTGATAGCTGCGGCTGCCCCGAGTTTTAGTTCAGTTACAGAAACCGTCAAGATGCAGCGACTTGCCGGAGAGTTGAATGGCTTTCTCATTCAGGCCAAGTCTGAATCGGTCAAAAGGAACCAAGATCTGTGGGTGCATTTCTCTATGGATAAAAATGAAGTGCAATCAACCGGGGAGTGGACTGTAAGGTTAAAGCCTACGGAAGATCTTTCTGGAGAAACCTTGCTGCAGTTGTCGGGGGCACCATTTCGAGATGTCTCGTTTTCTCATAATTATACAGGTGCCAGAATCAGTTTTGAGAGTGTGAGAGGACGGCCAGCTAGAGGCACGATTTACCTTTATCCAAATACAGCCTCTACAGACCGATTGTTGGTTAAATTATCTAGCCCTCCAGGGCGTATAAAAGTGTGTGGCGAGTTGAGTGCGCAGTATGGCTACGATGCGTGCTAA
- a CDS encoding PilW family protein, translating into MATMRAKSVVVGLSKQQGSSLIELMVASVIGIFAISIIGSVFITGQRIAKDKGIELLLLQNLTSTMQVMKEDIQRAGYDGSNGYSIKLSGATDTIQVSGGIAVGFVYFREGSNANKDNRNIVYRKSGTKLQICEKGTAVSEAIPTFNQVTGCYSLFDDSLIDVDEFSITSQVLEQNSIKTTLTDIRITASIPTVGVSKSISVSVKQRNWQ; encoded by the coding sequence ATGGCTACGATGCGTGCTAAGTCAGTTGTGGTAGGACTCAGCAAGCAACAAGGCTCTTCATTGATAGAGCTAATGGTGGCGTCTGTGATTGGTATCTTCGCGATCTCGATTATCGGGAGTGTTTTTATCACCGGGCAGAGAATTGCCAAAGATAAGGGCATCGAGTTACTGCTGCTGCAAAACCTAACCAGCACTATGCAGGTTATGAAAGAGGATATCCAACGAGCGGGGTACGATGGATCTAATGGTTACTCAATCAAGTTGTCTGGGGCTACGGATACCATTCAAGTGAGCGGTGGTATTGCCGTTGGCTTTGTCTATTTCAGAGAGGGCTCGAACGCAAATAAAGATAATCGAAATATCGTTTACAGGAAAAGTGGGACCAAACTGCAAATATGTGAGAAGGGCACCGCAGTATCAGAGGCGATACCTACATTTAATCAAGTTACTGGATGTTACTCACTCTTCGATGACAGCCTCATTGATGTTGATGAATTCAGCATTACTTCTCAAGTATTAGAGCAGAACTCAATTAAAACCACGCTTACCGATATTCGTATTACGGCTTCAATTCCAACTGTAGGTGTTTCCAAATCGATTTCGGTTTCCGTTAAACAAAGGAACTGGCAATGA
- a CDS encoding type IV pilus modification PilV family protein, protein MISKNSGFSLIEVLISFLLIGVASLGLVKLQVYAEQKSDFALHSVEALHFAERQMEYYRTRASNTSGALGLIPFSELNQASHCLNIASSDPLSGLSGSVYAMTCEVTNAGGALSSALKSITVTIAWQDRMNHAQSIYLETMLSKYSEFD, encoded by the coding sequence ATGATTTCTAAGAATTCAGGTTTTAGCTTGATAGAGGTTCTTATCTCTTTTCTGTTGATTGGCGTTGCCTCACTAGGGTTGGTTAAATTGCAGGTCTACGCTGAACAAAAATCGGATTTTGCGCTCCACAGCGTAGAGGCGTTGCATTTTGCTGAAAGGCAGATGGAGTATTATCGAACTCGGGCGTCTAATACGAGTGGGGCGTTAGGTTTAATTCCTTTTTCGGAACTAAATCAGGCGAGTCATTGTCTCAACATAGCAAGTTCAGATCCTTTATCCGGTTTGTCAGGTTCTGTGTATGCAATGACTTGTGAAGTGACTAACGCGGGCGGTGCTTTGTCTAGTGCGTTAAAAAGCATTACTGTCACAATTGCATGGCAAGATCGTATGAACCATGCGCAAAGTATTTACCTAGAAACTATGCTCTCCAAATACAGTGAGTTTGATTGA
- a CDS encoding AbgT family transporter — MSNQAVKKAPSTEKISGMDRFLNFIERAGNKIPDPAILFFWALVIVWVASALLSNLSFDLINPQTGAALEVNNLLTGEALASFLANMVTTFTGFAPLGIVLVAMLGVGVADSSGFITTGLKKMLNFTPAKLLTPMLILVAIVSHTAADAGYVLVIPLGGIIFHAAGRHPLAGIAAAFAGVSGGFSANFIPSGIDPLLAGFTQTAANVLDPEYVINPLANIFFTGLSSVLIVAIGWYVTEKIIEPRLANTPVDEDAEEAPDLGTFTAIESKAFKFAGWAMVAGIGLLIAALIPENSALRSPEGELTAFSAPVMKSIVPLIFILFIIPGIVYGRVAGTFKNSNDVIKAMSETMATMGAYIVMSFFCAQFLSAFGQSNIGTMLALYGAEGLKAMELPGEATVVGMILLTASVNLLVGSASAKWALIGPILVPMLMVVGISPELSQAAYRVGDSVSNIISPLMVFFPLVVVYCQRYVKSTGIGTLASLMMPFSIAMLIGWSIFLLAYWALGIPLGIQAPYTYTM; from the coding sequence ATGAGTAACCAAGCCGTAAAAAAAGCACCATCGACTGAGAAGATCAGTGGTATGGACCGCTTTCTAAACTTCATTGAACGCGCCGGCAACAAAATTCCAGACCCAGCAATCCTGTTCTTCTGGGCTCTAGTTATCGTATGGGTAGCATCTGCACTTTTGTCGAACCTTTCATTCGACCTAATCAACCCTCAAACGGGTGCTGCTCTAGAAGTTAACAACCTACTTACTGGTGAAGCGCTTGCTAGCTTCCTAGCGAATATGGTGACTACGTTCACAGGCTTCGCACCGCTAGGCATCGTACTTGTTGCTATGCTAGGTGTTGGCGTTGCAGATTCTTCAGGCTTCATTACGACTGGCCTTAAGAAGATGCTTAACTTCACACCAGCTAAGCTACTAACGCCAATGCTAATCCTTGTTGCTATCGTGTCTCACACAGCAGCAGATGCAGGTTACGTTCTAGTAATTCCTCTTGGCGGTATCATCTTCCACGCAGCGGGTCGTCACCCTCTAGCGGGTATTGCAGCAGCATTTGCTGGTGTATCTGGTGGTTTCTCTGCGAACTTCATCCCTTCAGGTATTGACCCGCTACTAGCTGGTTTCACACAAACAGCGGCAAACGTTCTTGATCCTGAATACGTGATTAACCCTCTAGCGAACATCTTCTTTACTGGCCTATCTTCAGTTCTTATTGTTGCTATCGGTTGGTACGTAACTGAGAAGATCATCGAACCTCGTCTAGCGAACACGCCAGTTGATGAAGATGCTGAAGAAGCACCTGATCTAGGTACGTTCACTGCAATTGAATCTAAAGCATTCAAGTTCGCAGGTTGGGCAATGGTTGCAGGTATTGGTCTGCTTATCGCGGCTCTTATTCCTGAAAACTCAGCGCTTCGTTCGCCTGAAGGTGAGCTAACAGCATTCTCTGCACCAGTAATGAAATCTATCGTTCCTCTGATCTTCATCCTGTTCATCATTCCAGGTATCGTCTACGGCCGTGTAGCGGGTACTTTCAAGAACAGCAATGACGTAATCAAGGCAATGTCTGAGACGATGGCAACGATGGGCGCATACATTGTAATGTCGTTCTTCTGTGCACAGTTCCTATCTGCATTTGGTCAATCAAACATCGGTACTATGCTGGCACTTTACGGTGCTGAAGGCCTGAAAGCGATGGAGCTTCCTGGTGAAGCAACGGTTGTTGGTATGATTCTACTAACAGCTTCAGTTAACCTGCTTGTAGGTTCAGCTTCAGCTAAGTGGGCTCTTATCGGTCCAATCCTAGTTCCAATGCTAATGGTTGTGGGTATCTCTCCTGAGCTATCTCAAGCGGCTTACCGTGTAGGTGACTCAGTGTCTAACATCATCTCTCCACTAATGGTGTTCTTCCCACTGGTTGTTGTTTACTGTCAACGCTACGTTAAGTCGACAGGTATCGGTACTCTAGCTTCTCTAATGATGCCATTCTCGATTGCTATGCTAATTGGTTGGTCTATCTTCTTGCTAGCTTACTGGGCTCTTGGTATCCCACTAGGTATTCAAGCTCCTTACACTTACACAATGTAA
- a CDS encoding hemolysin family protein — MKILLLVGLIVLNGLFAMSEIALVAAKNSRLKRLAEKHRSAQIALELKENPTRFLSTIQIGITVIGLLSGIVGEATLSAPLAVQLELWGLDATQANVLSTAVVVVGITYFAIVVGELVPKRFAQSQAENIAVLVALPIFWLSKIATPFVFALSASTEGILKLMGRGGEEDSVTEDDIHALVKEGSESGVIERGEQEMIRNILQLDDRLVSSLMTPRRDIDFLDVDQPVENILKQLRSSKHSVFPLCQDHLNKVVGTVSAKALLNQAGNLSIQVIMGLSRSPIYVPESMKALRLLGYFKESGTEMAFIVDEYGDVQGLVTHYDILEAIAGELSNNPKDLWTEQVEDGLLVDGLIPLSELKNRLELSDLEGESESFQTLNGLVTWLIGRLPDAGEVVQYQQWQFEIISVENNRIVSIKATQIVDDIEDANS; from the coding sequence ATGAAAATTCTGCTTCTGGTAGGGTTAATTGTTTTAAATGGTCTGTTTGCCATGTCTGAGATTGCATTGGTAGCAGCAAAAAATAGCCGGCTGAAACGCTTAGCCGAAAAGCACCGTTCTGCTCAGATTGCACTTGAGCTTAAAGAAAATCCAACCCGCTTCCTCTCAACCATTCAAATCGGTATTACAGTTATAGGCCTGCTCAGCGGTATCGTGGGTGAGGCGACGCTATCTGCACCATTAGCGGTTCAACTTGAACTGTGGGGGCTGGATGCAACGCAAGCTAATGTCCTGTCTACAGCGGTCGTCGTTGTAGGTATTACTTACTTTGCCATTGTTGTTGGTGAACTCGTACCAAAACGCTTTGCTCAATCTCAAGCGGAAAACATTGCGGTGCTAGTCGCTCTGCCAATCTTCTGGTTATCTAAAATCGCGACGCCGTTTGTGTTTGCGTTGTCGGCTTCAACGGAAGGTATTCTTAAGTTGATGGGCCGAGGAGGTGAAGAAGATAGTGTCACTGAAGATGATATCCATGCACTTGTGAAAGAGGGCTCAGAATCTGGTGTGATTGAACGTGGTGAGCAAGAGATGATTCGTAATATCTTGCAGCTGGATGATCGCCTTGTAAGCTCATTGATGACTCCTCGCAGAGATATCGATTTTCTGGATGTCGACCAGCCTGTTGAAAACATCTTGAAGCAGCTCCGCTCATCGAAGCACAGTGTATTTCCTTTGTGCCAAGACCATCTAAATAAGGTGGTGGGTACAGTGTCAGCCAAAGCCTTGCTGAATCAGGCGGGTAATTTAAGTATTCAAGTGATCATGGGGCTGTCTCGATCTCCGATCTATGTTCCTGAGTCGATGAAGGCACTGCGTCTGCTTGGCTACTTTAAAGAGTCAGGCACAGAGATGGCGTTCATTGTTGATGAGTATGGTGATGTGCAAGGCCTTGTGACTCACTACGATATTCTTGAGGCGATTGCCGGTGAGTTATCAAACAACCCGAAAGACCTTTGGACAGAACAAGTCGAAGACGGACTATTGGTAGACGGGTTAATCCCTCTCAGTGAGCTGAAAAACCGCTTAGAGCTTTCGGATCTAGAAGGTGAAAGCGAGAGTTTCCAAACGTTGAATGGTCTTGTGACTTGGTTAATAGGACGCTTACCTGATGCCGGTGAAGTTGTTCAATATCAGCAGTGGCAGTTTGAAATCATCTCGGTCGAGAACAATCGTATTGTGAGTATCAAAGCGACGCAAATAGTTGATGACATAGAAGACGCCAATAGCTAG